The stretch of DNA GGTGAGATCGGTGCACACGTGTGAACCCACACAGGGGTTGACCTCGAGGTCGGTGTTTAGTTAAACAAtacagatgttgttttttaaaattcatattACTAACCTGTGTGTTTATCTCTCTTTATCGGCCCCATCTGCTGCAGAACTATTTGTTGGGGCGGAAGGAGACGTGTGAGATGGCcgagagaaacaaagaggctCTGTTGGAGGtttgttcttctcctcttttcacACGACGGCTTCCTCAAAACGCATCTTCACCCTGAAATACTCTCTAAATAAAAAAGCTCCCATCTCTCAGTCCTGATGTACCGGCGTCGGCGACGCGCACCATTTCAGTAACGGCCAGCACGCCGATCGTGTTTCCTTGAGTTTTATTCTCTCTCGtgcttctttatttaaatgtatttaaccaccctcattgagattaaaaatctcctttacaagagtgtcctggagACAGCAGTAGCACATTAAACAACGTTTCAGACATccaacattaaaacatgttttagatCACAGCACGAAACCAAAACTAAGACATCCCacttcacacaggtgcacatgcCTCAGTCAAAAAACATCTGCAACCGgatgaaccttcctccaaaTCTATTTTTAGAGATTCTCTCAAAAACAGAGACGGGTCTGGAGGTCGATGGGCCGGTGGTCACTCTGCGGGCGAAGTATTCCTCTGAGTAACCCGTCGCTGTCGCGTTGCCCCGCCCACAAAGACACAGCTGATCGGTGTCAACAAACCGCTCGGCTGGTGAGAATGTGGCGAAACTGAACGAGCAATCGACAAGtacatgtttctctctctctctctctctgtgtgtgtgtgtgtgtgtgtgtgtgtgtgtgtgtgtgtgtgtgtgtgtgtgtgtcaggagtgTTTTGGCGGCAGCACCGTGTCCGTCCCCGAGATGGAGGGAGTGTTGTGGCTGAAGGAGGACGGCAAGAAGTCGTGGAAGAAACGCTACTTCCTGCTGAGAGCTTCTGGCATCTACTATGTCCCCAAGGGAAAggccaaggtgtgtgtgtgtgtgtgtgtgtgtgtgtgtgtgtgtgttattgtacaAACTGACGGTGTTTTGCTGTGTGTAGGCGTCCAGAGACCTGGTGTGCTTCCTCCAGCTGGATCACGTGAACGTGTACCACGGACAGGACTACAAGAGCAAGTACAAGGCTCCCACTGACTACTGCATGGTgctgaaggtacacacacacacacacacacacacaggttaaatCAATACTGCTTTGTGGCACTGTTGTCTCCCGACGCCACCTAGTGGTGCGACAGAGTAATGACACCTATTTCAAAGAAAAGACAGACTCTTAACAATTAATAGAAAAGtggatttttgtttgtttcatgtatttataatgcttttgttgttgttgtttatgtggtCGTGACTGCAGTTGAGTAATCGTACTAGTAGTAATCTCCAAAGTATTAGTAATGACAACGCTAGTATCATAACGAGGTATCCTGTCGAGTAGGTGTGTAATTTTGGGaattcaataaataaagaaacacttctgaacaaacacttacaaagattgtgtgtgtgtgtgtgtgtgtgtgtgtgtgtgtgtgtgtgtgtagcatccTCAGATCCAGAAGAAGTCTCAGTACATCAAGTACCTCTGCTGCGACGACGTCAGAACCCTCCAACAGTGGATCAACAGCATTCGAATCGCCAAGGTGAAAAGCACTTCCTGTCGTGAAACGGTGTTATTTATAACGTTACATTACCCATGATGCACTGCGTTTTAAAGGTCAAACTGCTGCCCTGAATGCAGCTAATGTCAATCTGCCTCTGTCTGTCAGTACGGGAAGCAGCTGTACGTCAACTTCCAGGAGGCGATGAGGAGGACCGAGGCGGCCTACGATTggtcctcgctctcctcctcctccatcaagTCGGGATCCAGCTCCAGCCTCCCAGGTCCGCCCTTTATCAATTATTTCATAACACCCACGAATAGATCAGAACAGGAAGCTAAACGAGACTAAACCTCCGCCCCACAGAGTCCCAGTCCAACCACTCCAGCCAATCGGACAGCGGCGTGTCGGAGATGACGTCGTCGGGCCACACCCGCTCCCAGAGCGCCGTCAGCTCCATCTTCTCGGACGCCTGGCGGAGGGGAACCCAAGGAGAGGTGAGAGCTCGCTGCAGCGCTCTGCAGCCGGCGCCGCGCCGCCGCCGTCCTGTGTACGCCGtggactacatttcccatgttTCTCTGCTTCCCCGCCAGCGGTCGAAGGCGAAGGGACGTATGCCAGTTCCTCTttgtgcaggaggaggaggagggagtggaggttagacaggaagtgatgtgaACGGGCATGTAGACAGCTGGGCCGCAGCCTTTAAAAcgtataacaataatataatagacactttttattttacttgggGGGGGTATATTTGATTTATGagatctttcttttcttttgaatttaTATCCACAAGAGTTTATTATCTAATTAGgaaaaatactgtttttttaattctataTTAAAGTATTTTCCCTGGTGTTAAACTGCACCGATCTAAAGAGGCTAAACACGTTGGAGTCTTTACTCACGGAGGATATTTAGTGTACGCGAAGGTGTTAAACGGCTGCAGCTCAACTGTTGATTGGTTCTAACCTCGTGGTGTGCTGGAATGTCCTCCTAACCAACAAAATAATAtgaccacaaaaagaaaagaaaacaactagtTCGACCCATTTTGTGACCGGATTAACACAATTCCAGAGCACTTTTAACCCATTTTTAGAACCAGATACTCTGTTAAACGCCGTTTCCATGAAGAGTGACTTCACTTTCACCACGTGATTCGTATTTCGAGAAAAGGTTTTGCAATATTTGACTACCTGGACCTTATTGACCCAGATCATCTAGAAgatctaaatatatttatattgtggaGTCGGTGACTCGGTGTTCTCGGACTGCTCTGGTTTGCTGCTCGATGACTTGCATCTTGTCGATGGAGGAGCTggtgttagcttagcttctcctcctcatcgcctccttctctctccttctcctctctccagatgATGAGGATTGACCCCATCAGCAGGCCCATCCCAGTCCAGATACTCTCCCCCCAGCCCCTGACCCCGCCCTCCCGCACCAGCTACACCGACGGCCTCGTCCCGTCCGAcgactcctcctccccgtcacCGCCCTCTCCGCCGCCTCCGCCCATGGCCACGGTGACCCACCAGCCGGCGAGCACGCCCTCCTACGTCAAGTACAGCACTCTGGCTCGCCTGCAGAGCCAGAACCAGTCCAGGACGCAGCCGGTAGGTGTCGCCCCGCTCTCCCTCCCCGTCCAGTGTCCCAAATCCAATTACAACACCCTCCCGGCCGCTTACGGCACCTCCCctccgccgccgctgctgccgccgtctccccctcctccccctccgcccGAGACGCCGGCTCCCGGCTCCGCCGAGGCCGCGCTGAAATTCGGCGCGTCCAGCCTCTCCGctctgccgccgccgccgcccccgCTGGAGGAGGACGCGCAGGAGCCCTCCTACCTCCCGCCTCCTCCGCCGGAGAGCCCCGAGGCCAACGGGTTACCTCTGCCTCCCCCTCCAGAGCCCGCCCCCGACTCCTGCAATAGCTTCTGCAACAGCGGCCTGCAGCAGTTCCTGGCGCAGAAGTTCCCTCACATGGTGTACGACTTCAGCCAGGAGTTGGGCGAGGacatctctcctcctccgccgccggCCGAGCTTTCTCCTCCATCCACCTTGCAAGTTTTCCGGCCCCTGTCCCCCAACGCGCCCCCCCCTGCTCCCCCCAAGACCTTCACCGGTGGTTTTCCCCCTCAAACCGCCCGCAAACCCTCGGGCCCCGCCTCCCTCCCGATGGCGCTCTCGCCCGTGTCTCCAACGCAGCCCTTTGGCGGCCACGGGCCCGTTAAGAAGCAGCAGAGCTTCTCGACGGGACATTCCCCGAATCAGCCTCCTCCCACTCTGCCGAAGCAGCACAGCCTCTCCTCCAAAAACCTCGCCATGTCCCCCTCCTCTTtatcctcctccgtctccatcgCGGCCGCCACCTCCTCTTTGGTTAAACAGATTGTCAATCAGTTCCCAGGAAACTCCGCCCCTTCCTCTCTGCCCGCCTCCAACTCCATGGAAGGGTCGAAGTTGACCGCTCCTCAGTCCCCCCCAGCGGTGAAGGCCAAACCGAAGTGGCAGCCAGGAGGCGTCGTGGCTCCACAGTCCCCGGAGTTCCCCCCGCCGCCGTCTGACGGCTCGATGGGCGAGTTCCCTCTGCCTTCCGCCTCGTCCACGGGATCCTCCTCCAAGCGGGGGCCTCCTCCGGCCCCACAGAGggcctcctccatctccatgcGGTGCGGCTCGTCGGGGGGCGAGACCCAGGACGAGAGGCCGACGAAGGTGGAGAGCCTGGTGAGCAAATTTGGCCAAACTCCCCAAACGGGGACCTCGTCCAGCTCCTCGTCGGCGACCGGCTCTCCTTCCAAGGACTCCTCCGCGCTGCCGGCTCCGCTTCCGAAGCCGGGGAAGCTGAACCTGGCCAACCTCCCGTTGGCCCTCCAGGGTCTGCAAACGGGCCAGCACCATCAACCCTCTGAGTTCCCGTCGCCCCCTCCCCCGCCTCCCCCCGCCGAGCCCCCTCACCTCGACTCCTCGCCCGACtacttccctcctccccccagtGACTTTGAGCTCTTCCCTCCTCCGCCCCACCCGTCAGAGTTCCATCACCCCCCAAAGATCGCGGTGGTGAACCCCCAGCCCCAGATGCATCCGCCCCAACAGTCGGCACCTTCCTCcttgtcgtcgtcgtcatgGAAACAAGGTTCATTGAAAAAGGGGGCGGTCCTCCCTCCGACCCTGAACCGGCGGATTAGCAACGCGACCCAGTACGACACCACGATGTCGATGCCCCTCTCGCCGCTGCCTCTGTCTCAGACCCCgcctccctccctgtcctcgtactccacttcctcctctcccgtaCCCCCCACCTCCCCGAAGTCCCCGGGGCCGAGCACCCTGGCGCTCAAGCCCCACTTCCTGGAAGACCTCAACCGCACCCTGAAGAGGAAGTCGGTGTCCCGCCACGGCTCGCTGACGTCTACccacctcatctcctcctccaagATGGAGCCGGTGGGCACCATGGACGACATGGCGCTCCTCCCGCCTCCCCCGCCCGAGCTCCTGCAGCAGGGCGTCCGGGGCCACTCCCAGACTCTGTCTCGCCACCACACGCACTCGCACTCCACCAAACACGCCAGCATCTCAGGCTATGCAACGCTGCGGCGAGGCCCGCCTCCCGCTCCCCCGAAACGGGACCAAAACACCAAACTAACCGGCGACTGgtaggagaggagggggggggggaggggcgtgACCGCTGGGCGGAGCCTAAAGAACTGAACTGACTGTttagcagaaaataaataatcgaTGTCCGTCTCGACTCGTCCGTCTCTCCTCATCCTGAAAACCATCCGCCCTTTGGATCCCGAGCAAGTAGCAAGCCGTCTTTCCTACTCTTAATCTAAGATTATGATTGTTCCTATTATCCtcattattactatcattaccAATACATGTTTAACCCTATGACAtgagtaaaaatatatatatatatatatatatatatgtatatatatatatatatatatatctgtatacaAGCAAGCCAGAAAGATCACCTATCAAGCTTTTTTCACGATGTCTGTGCAGCTTTGCATTGAAATATACAAAAGACGAGACTTGAATGACGACGGCAACAGAGACAATGTGCTGCTCACTAACCGGTACTGCATGGCGCCATGGCAACGGGAGcgatggaggggaggagggatcAATGGAAGGAACGAGAGATGCGAAAGCGGGGGGGGCGATGTGTATAGAAATGTatgttgtggggggggggagcattgCCATTTATTTCAaaactttttgtgtgtgtttttatataagATTATTTAATACTGCaaagatattattattaatattattataattatgtttaaGTTTTTAAGAAGTGTCAAAAGAGAATGAGTTTGACTGGACATGGGTCTGTATCCTCCAAATATAtgtccaggaaaaaaaaaaaaaaaaaaaaagttgcgaTCCCAAGTTCCCCGAACGAGTTCATGTCTGTGATCTTTTCATCTGATTTTAATGTGCTTTACATTCGGGGCGTCGTGGCTGTTTGGTTGCCGCGGGATACGAGACGCATTGAATATACATACTTCATAAATCAGCTGGAGAACCCGCAGGTGTTACCGGGCGACTCTATTCTGTTAATTCATAATAAATCGGTCATCTTAACGGTGAGGTgattcttttgtgtgtgtgtgtgtgtgtgtgtgtgtgtgcgtgctggtTCACAGACTGGTTAAACTACTGACATTAACCTTAAGTGCTCGAGGATttccacacaacaacaacaacaacaacaacaagggagAGTGCTCTTGAGCCAGCACTCTGTTACTTATAGAGAAAGAGGCCTAATGGCTTCACCTCCGTCGCTTTGGGGCATTAGAGATGGAGTTGTTGCGTAATGTCAGACGGGTTCTGGTCTGCAGCATCATGTGAGTCTGATATTCCCAGTAGGACCTCCAGTGGGGCGCAGTCATCAGATTAGATACCCAGTCTGCTGGCGTCCAGATCAGATTAtaaccattttttatttttatactggtcaggttttttatttttttttatttattgtgctgCTGAACCTGTTTTCTTGTTCTTTACTCCGTTGcagtagattaaaaaaaataataattgtggcTAATCGGAGCATAGAATGCCGTAAAAGGGTATTTGATgtcataatatatagtatttGTCACCAAAAacatcatagtatagtatgtcataacaagtaataaatatgtattataagtagtatatatcattattatagttattatttattaatattgatattaattaaataatattatttagtATTATATTATGTCATAAGTCATTGAATAAGTCAAATTATATAGTATGACacgtttatttttattattatttaagtaatAGTATGTCATGGAAAGCTCATAATATATTGTCATATAAATAATCAAGTCAGATAGTATATGTCATAAAAATAATTCATAGTATGTCTCAAATGTCAATAAAAgtcatgtgatttaaaaaaaataaatttaaaaaaaagtaatcctGAAAAGGTAATTCAAAGATTCATAttgaagtattttattttattatataccAGAAGTTACATTAAcacaaaaaatgcatttgtggttaattaaataaaagtgtaaatccAGTTAATTTACAGAGAAACACTCGGGGTGGGGTTTGATTCACGGTCACATGCGGCAACAATTCACATGCGTGGAGGAAATGAAGTTAATAAAGTTAAGACTCAATGAAATATAGAATTACAATAAATATCCATAAAGCTCAGGTGGAGCTGTGCAGAGACGCACGGGCCCTGGTCGCTCCCACTAACACGGGCCCACATGTGGAAGCTTCCCAGTATAACCACAGCCTGAGCTGGCGGCCACTGAGTCACGgttcttgctcaagggcacttccgCCTGTGTCGAATGCAGCGGGGTCCTTCTGGTGCCGACGGGAAGCAGCGtggaaacagaaagaggaagtcATTTAAAGCGTCACTCGACTGTGATTGGTCCACGGCCAACAGACCAGTTACTGCGGTGTCAGTGGCGAGTTACCAGCACGTCGGTCCACTGGGAGTCAGAGTAGATGTACAGAGCTCTTCTGTCGGTCCGCAGAACCATCACGTTCTCCACCCGCAGACGCCTCATCTGTCTCTCCCCGTCTGCCAGGAAGATCTGGAGAGacagtttatttaaatatatatattttatatcaatatatgatatcatatatatttaatatatatatagttatatttattaaatatatagaatatatgtattttatatttatattaaagatttttatatttaatatatatattatatttactatatatatttatattaactatataatatatattaaatataaatatatatttaataaataaatatattatatatatatttgatataaatacatttatattaaatatatataatgtaatgtgtatataatgtatatgtatatgtatatatatatatgtatatatatatatatgtgtatatgtatatatatgtgtatatatatatatatacatacacatatatatatatatatatgtgtatgtatatatatatatatacatatatatatatatatatgtgtatgtatatatatatatatgtgtatgtatgtatatatatatatatgtatgtatatgtgtatgtatatatatatatatgtatgtatatgtacatatatatagatgtgtcaTAGTCTAAACCAAGACCTTCACAAAGACAGCGCAGACCAGATCCCCAGCGTccattcttacctttcacaataaaagcccatgatatataatataagtagGTGagtatttcaaatgtttttatgttaatCGTCGTGCCCCCGCTCACGCTGAGGATGCTATCAAGGCCGTGGAGACAGTCAtggtggacgtgtgtgtgtgtgtgtgtgtgtgtgtgtgtgtgtgtgacactgacCGTCTGGACTCTGTCCACCAAGCGCTGTGGGGTTTGAACCTGTGAACAGGAGCATTTGGCTGAAGGACCTCGGGTTCCTGCGTCTCCCTGCCGGCCCGGTAGGACGTACACTACAACACAAGGTACCGTTAACGAGTGTTTCACAGGATCCGAGTCACGACCGGTTCATCTGGAACCTTCCTGCGCTCACGCACCTCGTCCAGGTAGACCAGGCTCTCCAGTCAGACCGGACTGCCCCGCGGGACCCAGCTGACCCAGCCCCCCTGCAGGTCCACGAGATCCCTTCGAGCCCTGcacacaaattattattattatatatattttttaaattatatttaatttgatttcattctattttttatttattttttgcaaacCAATGCTagctgttgcttttttttttttataaaaaagcaACAGCTAGCAttggtttgcaaaaaaaaaaaataataactaaattaaaataaagcctttcttaatttaaacattttaaccACCCAAAAAGTTAAAGTGACAAGTCTTGAAATAATCATAATTAAACtgcagtaatatatatatatatatatatatatatatatatatatatatatatatatatatatatatatatatatatatatatatatatatatatatatatatatatatatatatatatatatatatatatatatatatatatatatatatatataaaatctccACGGTTTACACTGACCAGGGTTCCTCTGCCTCCCAGCCCTCCTCTGGGTCCCTGCTCCCCCCGCtgccctgcatccccccaccggCCCGGACCTCCCTGGAACAGAACGGAACGGATTCAGCTTCACTCTCGACTCTCGGTTCTTTATTCTGGACTCGACGGTGCCGGCCGGTCTTCTACCTTCTCTCCCGGCGCTGCAGCGACGCCCCGCTCGCCCTGAGGAGAAACCCACGGGTCAACGGCCACAGACGGTTTTAAATCACATCGTATCCATGGTGATACCTGTACCTGtgcaccaccccccccccctcacccccctcacctTCTCTCCACCGggtcctcgtcttcctctcgaGCCTTTATCGCCCTGAtggaaaaaagaggaagagtttAAGTGtataaagcaacaacaacaacaacaaaaaggagacATGCAGCGTAACTCACCCTGAATCCCTTGTGTCCCTTACTgccctgtgaacacacacacacacacacacacacaattagttGTATCATCTTCCCACAACATTAGGTTCAGATCAGCTTTAAAACGTGTGCTCCAGACACACAGTGAGAACACGACTGCAACAGAatcagaataaaacatttgaggcgcaaataaataaaataaaatgaaaaagaaaactaccGTTGAGCCACTGTAAGAtgataaaagtacaaaagtgcAAGAGACCAGCTAAACAAAAGCTTTTTAAGCCACTAAATGTTCTGATAGGCCGGTCTACATCGGGTCACGTGGCCAGCTGGATACGAGTACCTTCATCACACCGGGGGTTCCTGCGTCTCCATACAGGCCCCTCCAGCCTCGGGCCCCCTTCTCCCCCTGTGGAcacatcaggacacacacacacacacacacacacattgttttgcTACATGGTTTAAATGTAACACTCCAGATGTGAGAACACACTGCGTGACAGCGTGTGTCAGCTGGAAGAGTCTCTCGGTGACCTTTTGACCCGGCTCTCCCATCGGTCCTTGTGTTCCAGGCTCCGCCTCCGGACCCGTCACACCAGGCAGcccctgaaaacacacacacacacacacacacacacacacacacacacacacacacacacacacacacacacacacacacacacacacacacacacacacacacacacacacacacacacacacacacacacacacacacacacaccgcacagtGACGCGGAGCTCCATGCCTACACATGCAGAAGGATgggtttaagtgtgtgtgtgtgtgtgtgtgtgtgtgtgtgtgtgtgtgtgtgtgtgtgtgtgtggcgctgtACCTTGGGTCCTCTGGGTCCTCTGCAgccctttaaaacacacacacacacacactactgtttATTAGCACTATGCAGCAAACGTTAATAAAGGAGTACGGAGTGTGTAAGTAACCttacatctcacacacacacaattcatcaAATAAGACAACAAAAGGAGTTCATAACAGACACGACTTACCTTTTCCCCTTTGGCTCCTGTGATGTGTTCCGTCACATCGACCTGAAGAGTCGATGGTTTAGttttaaatattagaatatgtttgttcacacatttcacatttcaagcCCCCTTGTGGAGGATTTGAGAAGTGCATTGATTCTACAAACGGGGGGCTTTTAAACGAAGCTGAACTTGAATGCACTCTCGATACAGCAatgcatctctgtgtgtgtgtgtgtgtgtgtgtgtgtgtgtgtgtgtgtgtgtgtgtgtgtgtgtgtgtgtgtgtgtgtgtgtcaccgtcAGCTCTGCTTTCCGTCTGACTGTAGGAAACACGggcggtggaggtggaggagggaagaagacTTCACATTTCGGAGCGGACAACCTGCTGCCTCTGCTAGATAGaaatcctacacacacacacacacacacacacacacacttttaaaactgTGAAGTGAtcttttgcatctctttgtagtccatttgtgtctctttgtagtcattttgtgtctcttttagtGACATTTCGTAGGGAAAGGCcagtgtgggggggcggggccccGGGGCCCCTGCCTGGTAATCCATCCAGTGTGGTCGCCCCTCTGGCTCTCGCCGGTACTCACCCGAGGCGACAGCCGGCTGCAGGCCGCTGAGCAAGGCAGTCCATCCCAGAAGCAGCTGAGTCAgcatctcctctcttcctgcgGTCGACAGCAGAATGTTAAAAATCACAAAGTGAACTTTACACAAATGAGTTTACTCCCCTTGTTCAAATATGATATTTATGTTGATCATAAGCCCCGGTTTCAACACGTTATATATCTGATTGATTAATTTATTTCTGTGCTCCATTGAGTGCATTCCTTCATCAACAACtgacaatacaaacaaacagaaataaacaacCCCCTGGTGGTGGAGAGCAAGCAGGTGGGATTCATGCACACTTTGATTTGTGTTTAACGGGGAGTGCActtgttgtgtatatatatatatatatatatatatatatataaatatataatatatatatatatatatatatactgtgtgtatatataatatatatatatatattatatatatatacaataaatacttCATTATTTTCCCCTGTGAGTCGCATTATTCAAGCTTTAAATCTCAAGTAAACTTTAGATTCCACTTGTTTaccaattatttttatatttcaagaACTTAAttgtcacagaaaaaaaaggcacaacaaaaaaataaattcttAAAAAAGGTTTCCTCGTGCAAACTCACACGCCTTATTTACAGTCACTGTCAACACTTATTAAAGACGTGCACCACAGTCGAGCCAACACTGCTAACCCACTTAAAGACAACAGATGGTGCATGTCAGGATACATATCCATAACAGGTTAGGAGGAGGCTCGGTGGGCTCTtacctggtcctggtcctggtcctggtcctggtcctgcagTGGAGCCGCTTCTCTCTCCTGGTCATCGTCCAGCGGGGCTCTGCGGCCCAAAATGTGCAAAGCTTGCATGCCGAGTCCCGACTCATCTCCATAAAGTGTGGAAGTGCAACGCAGCGCTCTGCGGGGACCAATCAGATGATTACTCACAGCGGCGAGCCAAAGAGGAGGAGCCGCagatccaaaaaaaagaaaagcctcagAGATGAAATTAGGGCtgctaaacacacacgcacacacacacacacacacacacttgtacattCTGAACagagaaatcttttttttaattttattaaaaagtGAGTTGTTGCAGATTCTGTCGTGCAGAGCAACTTCAAACGAGCACTTTGTTTCTCCTGAACCAGAA from Cyclopterus lumpus isolate fCycLum1 chromosome 21, fCycLum1.pri, whole genome shotgun sequence encodes:
- the raph1a gene encoding ras-associated and pleckstrin homology domains-containing protein 1a isoform X6 yields the protein MDQLSDEEVSVRGEEEEEEMDSDKEDQDLDKMFGAWLGELDKLTQVHKSLDESRPEPPPQQKAPLRQETNMANFSYRFSIYNINEALNQGQNVDLDSLMADLCSIEQELSTINAKPNSIGSMARLGLTDTKVRQKPPAGRSSRQQPAGGGGSGGGSGGGGGNSVSGGGGSSGASSSSSSARASPAGTIRAPGGPHGRPALASNFSLDDITAQLEKASLSMDEAARQTSSHSLSSASSYTSATMRRPGSSQRQHRRTGSVGTVSEHEARSIAHSSRSSVTSASGVSVNSASSMDSLDSVLRADEPDGQQPPSAAGAGHPNTEHSYLDRETSLILRNIAGKPSHLLTKEEQAAKLKADNIRVALEKIKEAQVKKLVIRVHLSDESSKTMMVDERQTVRQVLDSLLEKSHCGYSPDWSLVETINELQMERIFEDHENLVENLLNWTRDSQNRLMFTERIEKYALFKNPQNYLLGRKETCEMAERNKEALLEECFGGSTVSVPEMEGVLWLKEDGKKSWKKRYFLLRASGIYYVPKGKAKASRDLVCFLQLDHVNVYHGQDYKSKYKAPTDYCMVLKHPQIQKKSQYIKYLCCDDVRTLQQWINSIRIAKYGKQLYVNFQEAMRRTEAAYDWSSLSSSSIKSGSSSSLPESQSNHSSQSDSGVSEMTSSGHTRSQSAVSSIFSDAWRRGTQGEMMRIDPISRPIPVQILSPQPLTPPSRTSYTDGLVPSDDSSSPSPPSPPPPPMATVTHQPASTPSYVKYSTLARLQSQNQSRTQPFPGNSAPSSLPASNSMEGSKLTAPQSPPAVKAKPKWQPGGVVAPQSPEFPPPPSDGSMGEFPLPSASSTGSSSKRGPPPAPQRASSISMRCGSSGGETQDERPTKVESLVSKFGQTPQTGTSSSSSSATGSPSKDSSALPAPLPKPGKLNLANLPLALQGLQTGQHHQPSEFPSPPPPPPPAEPPHLDSSPDYFPPPPSDFELFPPPPHPSEFHHPPKIAVVNPQPQMHPPQQSAPSSLSSSSWKQGSLKKGAVLPPTLNRRISNATQYDTTMSMPLSPLPLSQTPPPSLSSYSTSSSPVPPTSPKSPGPSTLALKPHFLEDLNRTLKRKSVSRHGSLTSTHLISSSKMEPVGTMDDMALLPPPPPELLQQGVRGHSQTLSRHHTHSHSTKHASISGYATLRRGPPPAPPKRDQNTKLTGDW
- the raph1a gene encoding ras-associated and pleckstrin homology domains-containing protein 1a isoform X1 yields the protein MDQLSDEEVSVRGEEEEEEMDSDKEDQDLDKMFGAWLGELDKLTQVHKSLDESRPEPPPQQKAPLRQETNMANFSYRFSIYNINEALNQGQNVDLDSLMADLCSIEQELSTINAKPNSIGSMARLGLTDTKVRQKPPAGRSSRQQPAGGGGSGGGSGGGGGNSVSGGGGSSGASSSSSSARASPAGTIRAPGGPHGRPALASNFSLDDITAQLEKASLSMDEAARQTSSHSLSSASSYTSATMRRPGSSQRQHRRTGSVGTVSEHEARSIAHSSRSSVTSASGVSVNSASSMDSLDSVLRADEPDGQQPPSAAGAGHPNTEHSYLDRETSLILRNIAGKPSHLLTKEEQAAKLKADNIRVALEKIKEAQVKKLVIRVHLSDESSKTMMVDERQTVRQVLDSLLEKSHCGYSPDWSLVETINELQMERIFEDHENLVENLLNWTRDSQNRLMFTERIEKYALFKNPQNYLLGRKETCEMAERNKEALLEECFGGSTVSVPEMEGVLWLKEDGKKSWKKRYFLLRASGIYYVPKGKAKASRDLVCFLQLDHVNVYHGQDYKSKYKAPTDYCMVLKHPQIQKKSQYIKYLCCDDVRTLQQWINSIRIAKYGKQLYVNFQEAMRRTEAAYDWSSLSSSSIKSGSSSSLPESQSNHSSQSDSGVSEMTSSGHTRSQSAVSSIFSDAWRRGTQGEMMRIDPISRPIPVQILSPQPLTPPSRTSYTDGLVPSDDSSSPSPPSPPPPPMATVTHQPASTPSYVKYSTLARLQSQNQSRTQPVGVAPLSLPVQCPKSNYNTLPAAYGTSPPPPLLPPSPPPPPPPETPAPGSAEAALKFGASSLSALPPPPPPLEEDAQEPSYLPPPPPESPEANGLPLPPPPEPAPDSCNSFCNSGLQQFLAQKFPHMVYDFSQELGEDISPPPPPAELSPPSTLQVFRPLSPNAPPPAPPKTFTGGFPPQTARKPSGPASLPMALSPVSPTQPFGGHGPVKKQQSFSTGHSPNQPPPTLPKQHSLSSKNLAMSPSSLSSSVSIAAATSSLVKQIVNQFPGNSAPSSLPASNSMEGSKLTAPQSPPAVKAKPKWQPGGVVAPQSPEFPPPPSDGSMGEFPLPSASSTGSSSKRGPPPAPQRASSISMRCGSSGGETQDERPTKVESLVSKFGQTPQTGTSSSSSSATGSPSKDSSALPAPLPKPGKLNLANLPLALQGLQTGQHHQPSEFPSPPPPPPPAEPPHLDSSPDYFPPPPSDFELFPPPPHPSEFHHPPKIAVVNPQPQMHPPQQSAPSSLSSSSWKQGSLKKGAVLPPTLNRRISNATQYDTTMSMPLSPLPLSQTPPPSLSSYSTSSSPVPPTSPKSPGPSTLALKPHFLEDLNRTLKRKSVSRHGSLTSTHLISSSKMEPVGTMDDMALLPPPPPELLQQGVRGHSQTLSRHHTHSHSTKHASISGYATLRRGPPPAPPKRDQNTKLTGDW